From Nicotiana tabacum cultivar K326 chromosome 20, ASM71507v2, whole genome shotgun sequence, one genomic window encodes:
- the LOC142174443 gene encoding zinc finger BED domain-containing protein DAYSLEEPER-like, whose translation MVERMQEKFKKYWGEPEKVNKIIFIASVFDICDKFEYIILALDELFGEEKGKKINDEVYAYMNSLFLGYLKKYSSGSCPQSLSRSTSSDNTNTSCGSVITTSLIRMKLHLKKQKKDNGSESAKLELDKYNCEEQEPFSEEFDILSWCKTHAPRFHVLLEMARDVLAIPISSVALECAFSTGRRILDSFRSSLTPKSVQALICV comes from the coding sequence ATGGTTGAGCGGAtgcaagaaaagttcaagaagtattggggtgagccTGAAAAGgtgaataaaataatttttattgcttCCGTTTTTGATATATGTGACAAGTTTGAATATATTATCCTTGCACTTGATGAACTTTTTGGggaggaaaaagggaagaaaataaatgatgagGTGTATGCTTATATGAATTCTTTGTTTCTAGGGTATCTAAAAAAGTATTCATCTGGATCTTGTCCTCAGTCTCTATCTAGATCTACTTCATCTGATAACACAAATACATCTTGTGGTAGTGTTATAACTACATCATTAATAAGGATGAAGCTTCActtgaagaaacaaaagaaagacaaTGGAAGTGAGAGTGCTAAATTGGAGTTGGATAAATACAATTGTGAAGAACAAGAGCCTTTTAGTGAAGAATTTGATATCTTAAGTTGGTGTAAAACACACGCTCCTAGATTTCATGTTCTTTTAGAAATGGCTCGTGATGTGTTAGCCATTCCAATTTCTAGTGTGGCATTGGAATGTGCGTTTAGCACTGGTCGCcgtattcttgattcatttaggagttcattgactcctaaAAGTGTGCAAGCTCTTATTTGTGTTTAA